The following proteins come from a genomic window of Nocardioides albertanoniae:
- a CDS encoding stage II sporulation protein M, whose product MDLDAYLASTSADRTRLEQLLAERRLNGAQADELVELYQRVSTQLSVVRSNAPDPTVVQHLSVLLAAARNRTTGTHTSTWSGFLRFFTHRFPAALYRLRWWWLGMMAANVIATAVMIWWLLGHPEVEQSLIAPDQVEQLVEHDIEGYYSEHAASSFATQVWLNNVWVSFLCIALGVLGLPVIYSMFGNISNLAVLGTLMHRHDRAGLFWGLILPHGLLELTAVFVAGAVGLRLFWSWIDPGPLTRGQSMAREGRTAAGIALGLIVVLLISGIIEAFVTPSPLPTWARVGIGILAELAFLAYVFIVGRAAASHGETGDIDERLLEDRVATQS is encoded by the coding sequence GTGGATCTCGACGCGTATCTGGCCTCGACCTCGGCCGACCGCACCCGGCTCGAGCAATTGCTCGCCGAGCGCCGGCTGAACGGTGCCCAGGCCGACGAGCTGGTCGAGCTCTACCAGCGGGTGAGCACCCAGCTCTCGGTCGTACGCAGCAACGCCCCCGACCCGACGGTCGTGCAGCACCTCTCGGTGCTGCTGGCGGCCGCCCGCAACCGCACGACCGGCACCCACACCAGCACCTGGTCGGGCTTCCTGCGCTTCTTCACCCACCGCTTCCCGGCAGCGCTCTACCGGCTGCGCTGGTGGTGGCTGGGAATGATGGCAGCCAACGTGATCGCCACCGCGGTGATGATCTGGTGGCTGTTGGGGCACCCCGAGGTCGAGCAGTCGCTGATCGCGCCCGACCAGGTCGAGCAACTGGTCGAGCACGACATCGAGGGCTATTACAGCGAGCACGCGGCCTCGTCGTTCGCCACCCAGGTATGGCTCAACAACGTCTGGGTCTCGTTCCTCTGCATCGCGCTGGGCGTGCTCGGGCTGCCGGTGATCTACTCGATGTTCGGCAACATCTCCAACCTGGCGGTGCTCGGCACCCTGATGCATCGTCACGACCGCGCCGGCCTCTTCTGGGGCCTGATCCTGCCCCACGGTCTGCTCGAGCTGACCGCCGTCTTCGTCGCTGGAGCCGTCGGCCTGCGACTGTTCTGGTCGTGGATCGACCCCGGCCCGCTCACCCGTGGCCAGTCGATGGCCCGCGAGGGACGCACGGCTGCCGGCATCGCCCTCGGCCTCATCGTCGTGCTGCTGATCTCCGGCATCATCGAAGCCTTCGTCACCCCCTCACCCCTGCCCACCTGGGCCCGCGTCGGCATCGGCATCCTCGCCGAGCTCGCGTTCCTCGCCTACGTCTTCATCGTCGGCCGCGCCGCCGCCTCGCACGGCGAGACCGGCGACATCGACGAGCGCCTGCTGGAGGACCGCGTCGCCACCCAGTCGTAG